A window of the Candida orthopsilosis Co 90-125, chromosome 1 draft sequence genome harbors these coding sequences:
- a CDS encoding Rsr1 RAS-related protein — MRDYKIVVLGAGGVGKSSITVQFVQGVYIESYDPTIEDSYRKQIEVDGRACDLEILDTAGVAQFTAMRELYIKSGKGFLLVYSVTDENSLKELLALREQVLRIKDSDNVPMVLVGNKCDLEEDRVLSIEDGVKVSQDWGLVPFYETSAMYKTNVDEAFIDVVRQIMRKEAAISAEKKQQKEKQKVEQPVSNQPEAEQPKKVEPAKARENQSTKENKSSSGSKCCTIM; from the exons ATGAGAG ATTACAAGATTGTTGTTCTAGGTGCCGGTGGTGTAGGGAAATCTTCTATAACCGTGCAGTTTGTACAAGGTGTATACATTGAAAGCTATGATCCAACGATTGAGGATTCTTATAGGAAGCAGATAGAAGTTGACGGTCGTGCATgtgatttggaaatattgGATACAGCCGGTGTAGCTCAATTTACAGCCATGAGGGAATTGTACATAAAAAGTGGGAAAGGGTTTTTATTAGTGTACTCGGTTACTGACGAAAACTCGTTGAAGGAACTTTTAGCCTTGCGCGAGCAAGTGTTGAGAATCAAGGACAGCGATAATGTCCCCATGGTATTGGTGGGAAATAAATGTGACTTGGAAGAAGATAGAGTTTTGAGCATAGAGGATGGGGTGAAGGTAAGTCAGGATTGGGGGTTAGTGCCATTTTATGAAACAAGTGCCATGTACAAGACgaatgttgatgaagcatTCATTGACGTGGTTAGACAAATAATGAGGAAAGAAGCAGCCATCAGTGCTGAGAAAAAGcaacaaaaggaaaagCAAAAAGTGGAACAACcagtttcaaatcaacctGAAGCTGAGCAGCCAAAAAAGGTGGAACCAGCAAAGGCAAGAGAAAATCAATCGACCAAGGAAAACAAGAGTAGCTCCGGTAGCAAGTGTTGTACCATTATGTAG
- a CDS encoding Sec11 protein (S. cerevisiae homolog SEC11 has peptidase activity, has role in signal peptide processing, protein targeting to ER and localizes to signal peptidase complex), producing the protein MNLRQQITQFLSLAYVFSSAFMLWKTLSVVANSHSPIVVVLSGSMEPAFQRGDILFLWNRDQRQKVGDIVVYEIEGKSIPIVHRVLREHHNSEKQLLLTKGDNNAVDDLSLYAKKQSYLNQKNDLVGTVKAYLPFIGYITILISENQYFKFGLLGLLGISSLISGE; encoded by the coding sequence ATGAATCTCCGCCAACAAATCACTCAGTTCTTATCACTCGCGTATGTCTTTTCTTCTGCTTTTATGCTATGGAAGACCTTGTCGGTAGTGGCAAACCTGCATTCgccaattgttgttgtcttATCGGGATCAATGGAGCCTGCTTTCCAAAGAGGCGATATATTATTCTTATGGAACAGAGATCAAAGGCAAAAGGTTGGTGATATCGTTGTTTACGAGATTGAAGGGAAGAGTATTCCAATTGTCCATCGTGTGTTGAGAGAACATCATAATCTGGagaaacaattgttgttgaccaAAGGTGATAACAATGCTGTTGACGATTTGTCATTGTACGCGAAAAAGCAGAGCTATCTTAATCAGAAGAATGACCTCGTGGGAACAGTCAAAGCATACTTGCCATTCATTGGGTACATCACTATTTTAATTAGCGAAAACCagtatttcaaatttggacTACTTGGTTTATTGGGTATCTCGTCGTTAATAAGTGGAGAGTAG